From the Pseudarthrobacter sp. MM222 genome, one window contains:
- a CDS encoding DUF5998 family protein, translating to MSSQPPTPHSPAPVSGRQGPQHHGLHDHSAQGQSLEGALQQAGFYPRLVADVVADALDGRDCVAHLVHLETHFDRAEVRRHISVLVLTEDMLVITHVDDQQLDEAGEQTVAQVSTESVPVTQIRSVVLSYVYAQPQDYKSSDPVRELTLSIAWSGGQRLDMGPASCGDPQCEADHGYSGTIAQEDIVLRISAEADGLQAVQDAKLFARALRAVNTGSSAPTPHTGPGLPPRARMGVFGNRLSRGHQR from the coding sequence ATGAGCTCCCAGCCTCCGACACCCCATTCCCCGGCGCCCGTCTCCGGACGTCAGGGTCCGCAGCACCACGGCCTGCACGACCACAGTGCGCAGGGTCAAAGCCTGGAGGGCGCCCTCCAGCAGGCCGGTTTCTACCCGCGGCTCGTGGCAGACGTGGTCGCCGACGCCCTGGACGGCCGCGACTGCGTGGCCCACCTCGTCCACCTCGAAACACACTTCGACCGGGCCGAGGTCCGGCGCCACATCAGCGTGCTGGTGCTGACCGAGGACATGCTGGTCATCACCCACGTGGACGACCAGCAACTCGACGAGGCCGGCGAACAGACCGTTGCCCAGGTCTCCACGGAGTCCGTCCCGGTGACGCAGATCCGTTCTGTGGTACTCAGCTACGTCTACGCCCAGCCGCAGGACTACAAGTCCTCGGACCCGGTCCGCGAGCTGACCCTCTCCATCGCCTGGTCCGGCGGGCAACGCCTCGACATGGGTCCGGCCAGCTGCGGCGATCCGCAATGCGAAGCGGACCACGGCTACAGCGGAACCATTGCCCAGGAGGACATCGTGCTGCGGATCAGTGCCGAAGCCGACGGGCTGCAGGCCGTCCAGGACGCCAAGCTTTTCGCCCGCGCCCTGCGCGCGGTCAATACCGGATCCTCCGCCCCCACGCCCCACACCGGACCCGGCCTGCCGCCGCGCGCCCGCATGGGCGTCTTCGGAAACCGCCTCAGCCGCGGCCACCAGCGCTGA
- a CDS encoding alkaline phosphatase family protein, translated as MATVRAPEPFPVTSAPADPGTLPALLPAAPAFGHRSVAEVLSSAAASIGVPGFENRLGLPTGKRICVVLADGLGRTLLKQKSAHTPFLRSVMQAGQGQVPVWLDSAFPSTTAASLASFGTGLAPGQHGMVGYDVLDPDQDRVVNMLGNWDAGVDPQLWQPFPTVFERAAEHVDVTTVSLPQFSNSPMTQAALRGGRYITATTSHARTAAAAEAMAGAGGSLMYFYVNELDKAGHRHGCQSPQWEHQLEELDATVRRLGATLPAGTTVLLTADHGMLDVAESQRIDYSADPALIAGVRHTAGEPRMVHLYLEDSGDLAGRAGLVAAWRARFGDRIWAFTREEAITAGLFGEVRADVGPRIGDVLIAARDALALYDTRRVRSTAMEVVGQHGSLTKAEREVPLLCFQADGSKAPPRR; from the coding sequence ATGGCGACCGTCCGCGCTCCTGAGCCCTTCCCGGTGACGTCGGCACCCGCCGACCCCGGCACTTTGCCCGCGTTGCTGCCCGCCGCGCCGGCGTTCGGCCACCGTTCCGTCGCAGAGGTGCTGAGCAGCGCCGCGGCGAGCATCGGCGTCCCGGGATTTGAAAACCGGCTGGGCCTGCCCACCGGCAAACGCATCTGCGTCGTGCTGGCCGACGGGCTGGGCCGGACCCTGCTGAAGCAGAAGTCGGCCCACACCCCGTTCCTGCGCTCCGTGATGCAGGCGGGCCAGGGGCAGGTGCCGGTGTGGTTGGATTCCGCGTTTCCTTCCACAACGGCGGCCTCGCTGGCCAGCTTCGGCACGGGACTTGCCCCGGGGCAGCACGGCATGGTGGGTTACGACGTGCTCGATCCGGACCAGGACCGGGTGGTGAACATGCTCGGCAACTGGGACGCCGGTGTGGATCCCCAGCTATGGCAGCCGTTTCCGACCGTCTTCGAGCGCGCCGCGGAGCACGTGGACGTTACCACCGTGAGCCTGCCGCAGTTCAGCAACTCTCCCATGACCCAGGCAGCGCTTCGGGGCGGCCGGTACATCACGGCGACCACCTCGCACGCCAGGACCGCCGCGGCCGCCGAAGCCATGGCCGGCGCCGGAGGCTCGCTGATGTATTTCTACGTCAATGAGCTGGACAAGGCCGGGCACCGGCACGGCTGCCAGTCACCCCAGTGGGAGCACCAGCTGGAGGAACTGGACGCCACGGTCCGGAGGCTGGGCGCCACGCTTCCGGCAGGCACCACGGTGCTGCTCACCGCGGACCACGGCATGCTTGATGTGGCGGAATCCCAGCGGATCGACTATTCCGCGGATCCCGCACTCATCGCGGGCGTCCGGCACACGGCGGGGGAGCCGCGCATGGTCCACCTTTACCTGGAGGACAGCGGAGACCTCGCCGGACGCGCCGGGTTGGTGGCAGCCTGGCGTGCCCGCTTCGGTGACAGGATTTGGGCGTTTACCCGTGAGGAAGCAATCACCGCCGGGCTCTTTGGCGAGGTCCGGGCCGACGTCGGGCCGCGGATCGGCGACGTCTTGATCGCCGCGCGGGACGCGCTGGCCCTCTACGACACCCGGCGGGTGCGGTCGACGGCCATGGAGGTGGTGGGCCAGCACGGCTCCCTGACCAAGGCCGAACGCGAAGTTCCGCTGCTGTGTTTTCAGGCCGACGGGTCCAAGGCCCCGCCGCGCCGCTGA
- the sepH gene encoding septation protein SepH — MQGLRLVGVHDDGEHLLLSGAGGEMFQLPIDEALRAAASRTSAKAATAAAPIAMSPRDIQTRIRNGSTAAEVAELSGIPLAKVQRYEGPVLAEREYIAQQARKVEVASPAPGQDVYRSVFGDNPASLSDMVAHRLSAHGIDTSTLEWDSWRRPDGSWTVVARFEQKPGQAEIGEEPPAMWTFNPARKSLQNANRWAQQLSELEPLDGPVPARRLSAVSDRPFDFETDADAAARTATAQLNVIQQLQLQQNQEADGLLDMLRSRRGQRLGLDEDADDALALLLTNGVPAAHPRPSEVTADAPAEEPTDAAAEPESPSAGEPVAAPEAERPEAPAEADVQPGSDSWGRRRDGRPSIMSRLTLAPAHEDTEDDALKLHDGVSTETREIILAASQLRPAGQQGPTPSKGLDELLGGGSPRRQQRDAAAGARTDRETEQPERQPAKPKRSSIPSWDDIVFGTRGD, encoded by the coding sequence ATGCAGGGTCTACGGCTTGTAGGCGTCCACGACGACGGGGAGCATCTCCTGTTGAGCGGCGCCGGCGGCGAGATGTTCCAGCTGCCAATCGATGAAGCACTTCGGGCGGCAGCCAGCCGGACGTCGGCTAAAGCGGCCACCGCGGCGGCGCCTATTGCGATGTCCCCGCGCGATATCCAGACACGGATCCGCAACGGCTCGACGGCGGCGGAGGTTGCGGAGCTTTCGGGCATTCCGCTGGCCAAAGTCCAACGGTACGAAGGCCCCGTGCTGGCCGAGCGCGAGTACATCGCCCAACAGGCCCGCAAGGTGGAGGTTGCCTCCCCGGCCCCGGGCCAGGACGTGTACCGCTCGGTGTTCGGCGACAACCCGGCATCCCTGAGCGACATGGTGGCGCACCGCCTGTCGGCGCACGGTATTGACACCTCGACGCTTGAGTGGGACTCCTGGCGCCGCCCGGACGGCAGCTGGACCGTGGTGGCCCGCTTTGAACAAAAGCCGGGCCAAGCCGAAATCGGCGAAGAGCCTCCGGCGATGTGGACCTTCAATCCCGCCCGTAAATCGCTGCAGAACGCCAACCGCTGGGCGCAGCAGCTCAGCGAACTGGAGCCACTCGACGGTCCGGTGCCCGCGCGCCGGCTCTCGGCGGTTTCGGACCGCCCCTTCGACTTTGAAACCGACGCCGACGCCGCGGCCCGGACGGCCACGGCGCAGCTCAACGTCATCCAGCAACTCCAGCTGCAGCAGAACCAGGAAGCGGACGGGCTGCTCGACATGCTGCGCTCCCGGCGGGGCCAGCGCCTGGGCCTGGACGAAGATGCCGACGACGCCCTCGCCCTGCTCCTGACCAACGGGGTCCCGGCAGCCCACCCACGGCCGTCCGAGGTGACGGCGGATGCGCCCGCCGAGGAACCGACCGATGCCGCTGCCGAGCCGGAATCGCCTTCAGCCGGGGAACCGGTCGCGGCCCCGGAAGCGGAACGCCCGGAGGCACCGGCGGAAGCGGACGTGCAGCCCGGCTCGGACAGCTGGGGACGCCGCCGCGACGGCCGGCCCTCCATCATGTCCCGGCTCACCCTGGCCCCCGCACATGAGGACACGGAAGACGACGCCCTCAAACTGCACGACGGCGTGAGCACGGAGACCCGGGAGATCATCCTTGCGGCGTCCCAGCTCCGTCCGGCCGGCCAGCAGGGTCCCACCCCGAGCAAAGGCCTGGACGAACTCCTCGGCGGCGGAAGCCCGCGCCGCCAGCAGCGTGACGCCGCTGCCGGGGCCCGCACGGACCGCGAAACAGAGCAGCCGGAGCGTCAGCCCGCCAAACCCAAGCGGTCCAGCATCCCCAGCTGGGACGACATCGTCTTCGGAACCCGCGGGGACTAG
- a CDS encoding DUF4193 domain-containing protein produces the protein MATDYDAPRKSEEDLNEDSIEELKTRRTEKPSAVVDEDETELAEGYELPGADLSGEELLVRVMPAQADEFTCASCFLVRHRSQIAREKDGLKYCKDCEG, from the coding sequence ATGGCGACAGACTACGATGCGCCACGCAAGTCCGAAGAGGACCTCAACGAGGACTCGATCGAGGAGCTGAAGACACGGCGTACGGAAAAGCCTTCCGCGGTGGTGGATGAAGATGAAACCGAACTGGCCGAAGGCTACGAACTCCCCGGGGCAGACCTGTCCGGGGAAGAACTCCTGGTACGGGTCATGCCAGCCCAGGCGGATGAATTCACCTGCGCCTCCTGCTTCCTCGTCCGCCACCGTTCACAGATCGCCCGGGAAAAGGATGGGCTTAAGTACTGCAAGGACTGCGAGGGCTAG
- a CDS encoding DUF3093 domain-containing protein, whose protein sequence is MPESSAAVPASNTPSDTAVLYSEKLWPNVWVWLVAAGLSGAGILVFAPISTAAGITAAVVLFTIIAVLLVLSTPPIVVTGSTLRVGRATIERRFLGSAVAFRGKEATAERGPRLNGLAFMCFRGWVDPVVRIEITDPSDRTPYWLTSTRHPEQLLAALKSRN, encoded by the coding sequence ATGCCCGAATCCAGTGCAGCTGTGCCTGCCTCCAACACCCCCAGTGACACCGCCGTGCTCTACTCCGAGAAGCTCTGGCCCAATGTCTGGGTCTGGCTGGTGGCGGCGGGGCTGTCCGGCGCGGGGATCCTCGTCTTCGCCCCGATCAGCACGGCCGCGGGCATTACGGCCGCCGTCGTGCTCTTCACCATCATCGCGGTGCTGCTGGTCCTGTCGACGCCCCCGATTGTCGTAACGGGGTCAACGCTGCGCGTCGGCCGGGCAACGATCGAACGCCGCTTCCTCGGTTCCGCGGTGGCCTTTCGCGGCAAGGAGGCGACGGCGGAGCGCGGCCCCCGGCTCAACGGCCTTGCCTTCATGTGCTTCCGCGGCTGGGTGGATCCGGTGGTCCGCATCGAGATCACGGACCCCTCGGACCGGACCCCGTACTGGTTGACGTCCACCCGGCACCCGGAGCAGCTCCTCGCCGCCCTAAAGTCCCGGAACTGA
- the dut gene encoding dUTP diphosphatase, which yields MTTLPDEPTEPGTVEYGTPTLTVQLKMLDGGLEPPSYAHPGDAGADLRAREDVLLEPGQRRLVPTGVSIALPDGFVALIHPRSGLATKHGLTVVNAPGTVDAGYRGEIAVTLLNTDRHEAIELKRGDRIAQMVIQRVEYARFLAVEELSDSVRGGGGFGSTGGFGPTAT from the coding sequence GTGACCACCCTCCCCGACGAGCCGACCGAACCCGGCACCGTGGAGTACGGAACCCCCACCCTCACCGTGCAGCTGAAGATGCTCGACGGCGGGTTGGAACCGCCGTCGTACGCGCACCCGGGCGACGCCGGCGCGGACCTGCGAGCCCGCGAGGACGTCCTGCTGGAGCCCGGGCAACGCCGGCTGGTACCGACAGGGGTGTCCATTGCCCTGCCGGACGGCTTCGTTGCCTTGATCCATCCGCGCTCCGGCCTGGCCACCAAGCACGGACTGACGGTGGTCAACGCACCCGGAACCGTTGACGCGGGTTACCGCGGAGAGATCGCCGTGACTCTGCTGAATACGGACCGGCACGAGGCGATTGAACTCAAGCGCGGCGATAGAATTGCACAAATGGTTATCCAGCGTGTCGAGTACGCGAGGTTCCTCGCCGTCGAGGAACTCAGCGACTCGGTCCGCGGCGGCGGCGGCTTCGGGTCCACCGGCGGCTTCGGCCCCACTGCAACCTGA
- a CDS encoding DUF3710 domain-containing protein — protein sequence MVFGRGRKAKQEQLTDSGETPEAAAEGSAADAADGTGRGSTGPFDLSEIENQDGYVDLGALLIAPQEGLQLRLEVEEATQRVVAVTMDLNGSSLQLQAFAAPRSEGLWDEIREQIGQSVGSQGGQVEEIQGSFGTELLAKLPASGSDGSHGYRVARFIGVDGPRWFLRGVLGGEAAVDRDAAAGLEGLFRQIVVVRGENPMPPRDLLQLRLPKDAAAPAPKAAPDLEKPERGPEITQIG from the coding sequence ATGGTTTTTGGGCGTGGCAGGAAAGCCAAGCAGGAACAGCTGACCGATTCCGGGGAAACCCCGGAGGCGGCTGCTGAGGGCTCCGCTGCGGATGCCGCCGACGGTACGGGCCGTGGCTCCACCGGTCCCTTCGACCTGTCGGAGATCGAGAACCAGGACGGGTACGTGGACCTCGGCGCGTTGCTGATCGCTCCCCAGGAAGGCCTGCAGCTCAGGCTTGAGGTGGAGGAGGCAACGCAACGCGTCGTCGCCGTGACCATGGACCTGAACGGCTCGAGCCTCCAGCTGCAGGCGTTTGCTGCGCCCCGTTCCGAAGGTCTCTGGGACGAGATCCGCGAACAGATCGGACAGTCCGTCGGAAGCCAGGGCGGCCAGGTCGAGGAGATCCAGGGCAGTTTCGGCACCGAACTCCTCGCCAAGCTACCCGCCAGCGGCTCGGACGGCAGCCACGGTTACCGGGTGGCCCGGTTCATCGGCGTTGACGGCCCGCGCTGGTTCCTGCGGGGCGTCCTCGGCGGCGAGGCCGCCGTCGACCGCGACGCCGCCGCCGGGCTGGAAGGGCTGTTCCGCCAGATCGTCGTCGTCCGGGGAGAGAACCCGATGCCGCCGCGGGACCTGTTGCAGCTGCGCCTCCCGAAGGACGCCGCGGCCCCGGCCCCCAAGGCCGCTCCGGACCTCGAGAAACCCGAACGTGGACCGGAGATCACCCAGATTGGCTGA
- a CDS encoding DUF3159 domain-containing protein translates to MTLPEKSEPGAEQGPAEQPTMAQLAEGYASQAGLHRSSNGNIDVLKSAGGVQGIAESILPGLVFLVVFTITRELPTALIGSLTAAAAFTVARLIQRRPLTQALAGVVGVALSAWIANTTGKAEDFYVLGFFTNIAYILAMTLSVVFRWPFAGLIFGFIRNEGLEWRKHPARMKAYQIGTWVIIAVLVLRLVVQVPLYLMGEPGLAALATTRLLMGAPLYILGVWVAWLLTRPAPAPADNGTDRS, encoded by the coding sequence ATGACATTGCCCGAGAAGTCCGAGCCCGGAGCCGAACAAGGCCCGGCAGAGCAGCCCACCATGGCGCAGCTCGCCGAGGGATACGCCAGCCAGGCCGGACTGCACCGTTCCAGCAATGGAAACATTGACGTGCTGAAAAGCGCGGGCGGCGTGCAGGGCATCGCCGAGAGCATCCTGCCCGGGCTGGTCTTCCTGGTGGTCTTCACCATTACCCGGGAACTGCCGACAGCCCTGATCGGCTCGCTCACAGCCGCCGCGGCCTTCACCGTCGCCCGGCTCATCCAGCGCCGTCCGCTGACCCAGGCGCTGGCCGGGGTCGTCGGCGTCGCGCTGTCGGCGTGGATCGCCAACACCACCGGGAAGGCCGAGGACTTCTACGTCCTGGGCTTCTTCACCAACATCGCCTACATCCTGGCGATGACCCTCTCAGTCGTTTTCCGCTGGCCCTTCGCCGGCCTGATCTTCGGGTTCATCCGGAACGAAGGCCTGGAGTGGCGCAAGCACCCCGCCCGGATGAAGGCCTACCAGATCGGGACCTGGGTCATCATTGCGGTGCTGGTCCTGCGGCTCGTGGTCCAGGTCCCGCTGTACCTCATGGGCGAGCCGGGCCTGGCCGCCCTGGCCACGACGCGGCTCCTGATGGGGGCGCCGCTCTACATCCTCGGCGTCTGGGTGGCCTGGCTCCTGACCCGTCCCGCGCCCGCTCCCGCCGACAACGGGACCGACCGCAGCTAA
- a CDS encoding potassium channel family protein has translation MKVVIVGAGSVGSSIARELLSHKHEILLIDLKPEVIGRSGLRGAHWLVGDACELSTLKDAKLEDADVVVSATGDDKVNLVVSLLAKTEFGVGRTVGRVNNPKNDWMFDDSWGVDVAVNTPQLMTALVEEAVEIGDLVRLLTLQTGVSSLVEFTVPHDSHVIGLTVGAIDWPEDSTLVAILRDQAPITPSRDDVLDGGDELFFVTTIAAEDQLRALLAPDSLLEDHSPAGPGRQDTDNQQPEDDGFAG, from the coding sequence GTGAAAGTCGTCATCGTTGGCGCGGGAAGTGTCGGCTCGTCGATCGCCCGCGAACTCCTGTCCCACAAACATGAAATCCTGCTGATCGACCTCAAGCCCGAGGTGATCGGCCGGAGCGGCCTGCGGGGCGCCCACTGGCTCGTGGGCGACGCCTGCGAACTCAGCACGCTCAAGGACGCAAAACTGGAGGACGCCGACGTCGTGGTGTCCGCCACCGGTGACGACAAAGTCAACCTTGTGGTCTCGCTGCTGGCAAAGACGGAATTCGGGGTGGGCCGGACGGTCGGCCGGGTCAACAACCCCAAGAACGACTGGATGTTCGACGATTCCTGGGGGGTCGACGTCGCGGTCAACACCCCGCAACTCATGACCGCACTCGTTGAGGAGGCGGTGGAGATCGGCGACCTTGTCCGGCTCCTGACCCTTCAGACGGGGGTGTCCTCGCTGGTCGAGTTCACGGTCCCGCACGACTCGCACGTGATCGGCCTGACCGTCGGAGCCATCGACTGGCCTGAGGACTCGACCCTGGTGGCCATCCTGCGGGACCAGGCGCCCATCACCCCGAGCCGTGATGACGTGCTGGACGGCGGCGATGAACTGTTCTTCGTCACCACGATTGCCGCCGAGGACCAACTGCGTGCCCTGCTCGCCCCGGATTCGCTGCTCGAGGACCACTCCCCGGCCGGCCCCGGCCGGCAGGATACCGACAACCAGCAGCCCGAGGACGACGGCTTCGCCGGCTGA
- a CDS encoding potassium channel family protein — MAHFVIMGCGRVGATLAHTLEDAGHSVAIIDQDDRAFRRLRTGFTGRKVTGVGFDRETMKQAGVEDAYAFAAVSSGDNSNILATRVARETFHVPHVVARIYDPGRAEIYQRLGIPTVAAVRWSADQVLRRILPEQHLAGDFRDPSGRLVLAEIDLHAGWVGHPVTAIERAAGIRVAYLTRFGEGILPGTGTSYQDGDTVHAMLDVNRTTEVAHILAKSPAKES, encoded by the coding sequence GTGGCGCACTTCGTCATCATGGGTTGTGGCCGGGTGGGGGCAACCCTGGCGCACACGCTCGAGGACGCCGGTCATTCGGTGGCCATTATCGACCAGGACGACCGTGCCTTCCGGCGCCTCCGCACTGGCTTCACCGGCCGGAAGGTCACCGGAGTCGGCTTTGACCGGGAAACCATGAAGCAGGCCGGCGTCGAGGATGCCTATGCGTTCGCGGCCGTTTCCAGCGGCGACAATTCCAACATCCTGGCCACCCGCGTGGCCCGCGAGACCTTTCACGTCCCGCACGTCGTGGCCAGGATCTACGATCCGGGCCGCGCGGAGATCTACCAGCGGCTTGGCATCCCCACGGTTGCGGCCGTGCGCTGGAGCGCGGACCAGGTGCTCCGCCGGATCCTCCCGGAGCAGCACCTCGCCGGTGACTTCCGGGACCCCTCCGGCCGGCTGGTGCTCGCCGAAATCGACCTCCACGCCGGCTGGGTGGGGCATCCCGTGACCGCGATCGAGAGAGCCGCAGGCATCCGGGTGGCCTACCTGACCCGGTTCGGCGAGGGCATCCTGCCCGGTACCGGCACCTCCTACCAGGACGGCGATACGGTCCACGCGATGCTCGATGTGAACCGCACCACCGAAGTTGCCCATATTCTTGCCAAGTCCCCCGCCAAGGAGTCCTGA
- a CDS encoding APC family permease: protein MVGRPFRNDRLAHTLLPKRIALPIFASDALSSVAYAPDEILLTLALAGVSAVAFSPWVGLAVMVVLLTVVASYRQNVHAYPSGGGDYEIANENLGKYAGLTVASALLVDYVLTVAVSMSSAATYLTTAVPSLHGQQAAIATIGVVILALVNLRGIKEAGSVFAVPTYIFMASILGMTAVGVFQAATGQLGEAPSAAFTIVPAEGFDEGLVGLAGAFLLLRAFSSGAAALTGIEAISNGVPNFQKPKSKNAATTLLLLGVIASSMLAGIIYLANATKVHIVLDPATEFLLDGNPLPEGYIQNPAISQIAQTIFGTGSIFFYIVVAATGVILVFASNTAFNGFPVLGSILAQDGYLPRQLRTRGDRLAFSNGVLALAAGALVLIIAFNADVTKLIQLYIVGVFISFTISQLGMVRHWGRALKVAKDPAAKRRMLKSRTINMVGFGMTATVLVIVLITKFQQGAWIALLAMFVLFLIMWSIRAHYDNVAKELAVDEDSSPRALPTRVHAVLLVSHVRKPVLRALAYARASRPSRLDAITVDISSEETEQTVADWEKLEIPVPLTVLASPFRETVTPIMEYVKNMRRDSPRDLIVVYIPEYVVGKWWEQLVHNQTALRIKTRLHFEPGVMVASVPWQLKSSEEAKKLQDIQ, encoded by the coding sequence ATGGTGGGCCGGCCTTTCCGTAACGACCGGCTGGCCCACACCCTGCTGCCGAAGCGGATTGCCCTCCCTATTTTCGCCTCGGATGCGCTGTCCTCCGTGGCGTACGCACCGGATGAAATCCTGCTGACCCTGGCCCTCGCCGGGGTCAGCGCCGTGGCGTTCTCGCCTTGGGTGGGGCTGGCCGTCATGGTGGTGCTGCTGACCGTCGTTGCCTCCTACCGCCAGAACGTCCACGCCTACCCCTCCGGCGGCGGCGATTACGAGATCGCCAACGAGAACCTCGGCAAGTATGCCGGGCTCACGGTCGCCTCCGCGCTGCTGGTGGACTACGTGCTGACGGTCGCGGTGTCGATGTCCTCGGCCGCGACCTACCTGACCACGGCGGTGCCCTCGCTGCACGGCCAGCAGGCCGCCATCGCGACCATCGGCGTCGTCATCCTGGCTCTGGTGAACCTGCGCGGCATCAAGGAAGCCGGCAGCGTCTTCGCCGTCCCCACCTACATCTTCATGGCGTCCATCCTGGGCATGACGGCGGTCGGCGTCTTCCAGGCGGCCACCGGCCAGCTCGGCGAGGCACCGTCTGCGGCGTTCACGATCGTGCCGGCCGAAGGCTTCGACGAAGGCCTCGTCGGCCTCGCCGGCGCGTTCCTGCTCCTCCGGGCCTTTTCCTCGGGTGCCGCCGCGTTGACCGGCATCGAGGCCATCAGCAATGGCGTGCCGAACTTCCAGAAACCCAAGAGCAAGAATGCGGCCACCACGCTGCTGCTGCTCGGCGTGATCGCTTCTTCCATGCTGGCCGGAATCATCTACCTGGCGAACGCCACCAAGGTGCATATCGTGCTGGACCCGGCCACGGAATTCCTGCTGGACGGCAACCCGCTGCCCGAGGGCTACATCCAGAATCCGGCCATCAGCCAGATCGCCCAGACCATCTTCGGGACCGGGTCCATCTTCTTCTACATCGTGGTCGCCGCGACCGGCGTGATCCTGGTGTTCGCATCCAACACCGCCTTCAACGGTTTCCCGGTCCTGGGCTCGATCCTGGCCCAGGATGGCTACCTGCCGCGGCAGCTGCGCACCCGCGGGGACCGGCTGGCCTTCAGCAACGGCGTCCTGGCGCTGGCCGCCGGTGCGCTCGTGCTGATCATCGCCTTCAACGCAGACGTCACCAAGCTCATCCAGCTCTACATCGTGGGCGTGTTCATTTCGTTCACAATCAGCCAGCTCGGCATGGTCCGGCACTGGGGCCGGGCGCTGAAGGTCGCGAAGGACCCCGCGGCGAAGCGGCGGATGCTCAAGTCCCGCACCATCAACATGGTCGGCTTCGGCATGACGGCAACGGTCCTGGTGATCGTGCTGATCACCAAGTTCCAGCAGGGCGCCTGGATCGCGCTGCTTGCCATGTTCGTCCTGTTCCTCATCATGTGGAGCATCCGGGCGCATTACGACAACGTGGCCAAGGAACTCGCCGTGGATGAGGACTCCTCGCCGCGGGCCCTCCCCACCCGGGTGCATGCCGTGCTGCTGGTCTCGCACGTCCGAAAGCCGGTACTGCGCGCCCTGGCCTATGCCCGGGCCTCCCGCCCCTCCCGGCTGGACGCCATCACCGTGGACATCAGCTCCGAAGAGACCGAGCAGACCGTGGCCGACTGGGAGAAACTGGAAATCCCGGTACCATTGACGGTGCTCGCCAGCCCGTTCCGGGAGACCGTGACGCCCATCATGGAGTACGTCAAGAACATGCGGCGCGATTCCCCCCGCGACCTGATCGTGGTCTACATCCCCGAGTACGTGGTGGGTAAATGGTGGGAGCAGCTGGTCCACAACCAGACCGCGCTGCGGATCAAGACCCGGCTGCATTTCGAGCCGGGAGTCATGGTTGCCAGCGTCCCGTGGCAGCTGAAATCGTCCGAAGAAGCCAAGAAACTGCAGGATATCCAATGA